In a genomic window of bacterium:
- a CDS encoding DNA alkylation repair protein, producing the protein MTTTGRKLDSASILRGLKAMKNRRNILGMARFGIRGREVLGIPIPVLRNKARDIGVDHPLALRLWDSGIHEARMLAAFIDEPSRVTPAQMERWVREFDSWDLCDQVCGNLFDRTPYALLKIREWTRRKKEFEKRAGFVLMAAMAVHDKQAPDRVFLSFFPAIRRGSGDGRNFVKKAVNWALRQIGKRNARLNRAAILEAERILKSGDPSARWIAQDALRELRVHRERFRRGK; encoded by the coding sequence TTGACCACCACGGGGCGGAAGTTGGACAGCGCCTCGATCCTCCGGGGGTTGAAGGCCATGAAGAACCGGCGGAACATCCTGGGGATGGCCCGGTTCGGCATCCGGGGAAGGGAAGTCCTGGGCATCCCGATCCCCGTGCTTCGAAACAAAGCGCGGGACATCGGCGTGGACCATCCTTTGGCCCTCCGGTTATGGGATTCGGGGATCCATGAAGCCCGAATGTTGGCCGCCTTCATCGACGAACCTTCCCGGGTGACGCCGGCCCAAATGGAGCGGTGGGTCCGTGAGTTCGACTCCTGGGACCTTTGCGACCAGGTTTGCGGGAACCTCTTTGACCGGACCCCCTATGCCCTTTTGAAGATCCGGGAATGGACCCGCCGAAAAAAGGAGTTCGAGAAAAGGGCCGGGTTCGTGTTGATGGCCGCGATGGCGGTCCACGATAAGCAGGCCCCCGACAGGGTTTTCCTCTCGTTCTTTCCGGCCATACGCCGGGGATCCGGCGACGGAAGGAATTTCGTCAAGAAAGCCGTCAATTGGGCCCTTCGACAGATCGGCAAAAGGAATGCCCGGTTGAACCGGGCGGCCATCCTTGAAGCGGAACGCATCCTGAAGTCGGGCGATCCTTCGGCCCGTTGGATCGCCCAGGATGCTTTGCGGGAACTCCGGGTCCACCGGGAGCGCTTTCGACGCGGGAAGTAA
- the ispD gene encoding 2-C-methyl-D-erythritol 4-phosphate cytidylyltransferase: MKKNVNQPWAAIIVAAGQSTRLKSNVPKPFLYVDHRRTMLDMCLEAFGKVPGLAYVIIVTREEFMEQAIQAIYRWKLAGIVTKGGPEREDSVRLGLEVVPPGVRHVLIHDAARPLVSPLLIQRVLDGAMAHGAVIPAIPVKDTLKMVEKERVTKTLDRSKIRAVQTPQGFRLSVLLKAFKKLGKKASRMTDDAAVVEASGFKVRVVEGGLLNFKVTTPEDLRHVKDLIWWEKSREYSH; encoded by the coding sequence ATGAAAAAGAACGTCAACCAACCCTGGGCCGCCATCATCGTCGCCGCCGGACAATCCACGCGCCTCAAGAGCAACGTTCCCAAACCATTCCTTTATGTGGACCACCGCCGGACCATGCTGGACATGTGCCTGGAAGCCTTCGGCAAAGTGCCCGGCTTGGCCTATGTCATCATCGTGACCCGCGAGGAGTTCATGGAGCAGGCCATCCAGGCCATCTATCGCTGGAAGCTGGCCGGGATCGTCACCAAGGGCGGTCCGGAACGCGAAGACTCGGTGCGCTTGGGGCTGGAAGTGGTCCCCCCGGGCGTCCGCCATGTTCTGATCCACGATGCCGCCCGTCCCCTGGTCAGCCCCCTCTTGATCCAACGGGTCCTGGACGGGGCAATGGCCCATGGGGCCGTCATTCCGGCCATCCCGGTCAAGGACACGTTGAAGATGGTGGAGAAGGAAAGGGTCACCAAGACCCTCGACCGTTCCAAGATCCGGGCGGTCCAGACGCCCCAGGGGTTCCGCCTTTCCGTCCTCCTGAAGGCCTTCAAGAAGCTGGGCAAAAAGGCCTCGCGGATGACCGATGACGCGGCGGTCGTGGAAGCTTCCGGCTTCAAGGTGCGGGTCGTCGAGGGGGGGCTCCTGAATTTCAAGGTGACGACCCCGGAGGACCTTCGCCACGTGAAGGACCTGATCTGGTGGGAAAAAAGCAGGGAATATTCCCACTAA